The segment TaggactcgtgatctcaactattaaaattactatgatatccacaaTAACCCCTTCTCATATTAATCAACACattttcactagtgactgacttcaagaggtatttccttgaAGTTCctgtgagaagcagtgaccagtggagtttaaccaggtctgttgtgaaatagtaactcactgaagacaatggtggatgtgtcactcaatttcgtggatcgaaTGAAATTAGActttaacgccgttggatgccggctcattggttcTAGAAGTTGAAcactcgcacgcgagactgataggtcctgggttcgaatctcttgaggtaaggatcgtggatgctcactgccattaaaggagtctcacaataggacgaaacgaacgtccagtgtttccaggttttccatggcggtctagcttcaattagctcataatttcaactatatatatatattacaaaacCTTATTCATAATATTTCACAATCACTGCATTCCTATGGATGAAtcataacaaaaaaaatttttttttggatTATCTCTTCATTGgattcctttttcttttttttgtttgaatgtaACAAAACTGATTTTTCACAATTTAAATAACGAGGGTTTTGTAacgaatttatttaaacaaaattatattcataataataataataatggtaataatagtaatggtaatgatAGTAATGGTAATGACAGTAAtggtagtaatggtaataataatgatagtaatgatagtaatagtaatagtaacgctaataataataatagtagtaatagtaatgataataataatggtaataagtaACCGTGAGTGATTCAAATTAACTCATGATTAAATATCAATAGATTGGCATagattttttcatttttctcaactgttaaaatagtTGCtgtggaaaaaaaagaaatttttttgaGAATTTTCTAGATAAAAAATTTTTtcgtttttgttttcatttgtgATTGACTAACAACTattgattaaaagaaaaaaaaaattaaaacacgTGAAATCATTTATCCACTAGAAAAAACTCATTGAATATGTTGAGTATTATAAAGATgaacctatctatctatctatccacagatctatctatgtatctatgtatctatgtatctatctatctatctatctatccacactatctatctatctatgtatctatctatctatccacagatctatctatctatatccatctatccatctatctatttatctgtctaactccgcctgtagctcttctagagttactgccggtcccaagctacgggtaaaggaggagggttgagcatggggttagtgatcccatccagtagaaaaactaactcgctaaaaaaaacgctaacgagaaaaaataattcaaaccatttaaactctactcTGGGAGTTGGAGAcaaaattatgacgcctcatgatgaaagccgaaatttttcggaagtcacgaggtcgatgccttttctaacaaccacagcaacaaccacaacaacagctgtggtacatggaatgttcggacaatgtgggagaccgggagaacCAGAGAAATAGCaccggaaatgaggagatacaaactGACAGTACTtagaatcagcgaaacccattggacacaagatGGACAACAATggctaggtacgggagagatgctgctgtacttcggtcacgaaggggaaaatgttacacacactcagggagtcaCTCTAATtttgtccagagaagcacgaaatgcacttgtaggatggaaatctcaccgatccaggataatcaaagcatcattcagaaaaaagaaggaagggatcacaatgaatgttatcgagtgttatgcacccacaaaTGATAGTAACGATGATATTAAAGAttagttctatgagaggctgcaatcaatcatagtgaagtgctcaagaaaggacctcaccatcctgatggaagATCTAAATGCtcaagttggagtggacaacacaggatatgaagatataatgggacgaaatgggttaggagaaaggaaggaaaatggggagagatttgtaAATCTACTtgtattcaacaaattggttataggcggcaaaATATTTCCACATAAACATATACAcgaagctacatggatctcgccgaaccacaccacagagaagcagatagatcatatttgcatcaacgaaaaattccgaaggacaatagaagatgttagaaccaggagaggagctgacatagcttcaccTGActgtggttgccaagatgaaactgaagctaaaaaaaCTGTGGAAAACTGAGGAAACAACACTACAAAGGTtgaatacagccttccttcgagatactgataagctccatgaattcaagaaaaatctcaacaacaagttccaagctctacaggatttactgaaagaacaagaaactactttgaaggacaactggaaagggattaaTGAAGCActgacttcaacgtgtcaggaggttctgggtcctaagaagcatcatcataaggaatggatctctatgggaaccctgaacaagattgaagaaaggaagaacaagaagacggcaATTAACagcagtcgaacacgagcacagaaagtcaaggcacaagcagactacacagaagcaaacaaggaagtgaagaaaagcaatAAAGCCGActagcagaaatacatgggagaactagcaactattgcggaaaaagctgcaagagaaggaaatgaaataactatatgatacaacgaagaaactagcagggagatatagcaaaccagagagagcaatcaaggacaaagaagaaaAGACAATCACTaaaattcaagaacagaggaacagatgggtggaacactttgagtagctcttgaatagaccagctccgtTGAACCCACTAAACATTGAAGCAGCACACAAAGACTTTCCTATAGATATCGCTCCACAAACGATCGAAGTattcaagatggccatcagacaaatcaagagtgggaaagcagcaggacttGACAATATAgtagctgaagcactgaagtcagatatagaaATAACTGCAAGTATTCTCCACGTTCTACTCAGAAAGATTTAGaatgaagaacaagtgccaacagcCTGttaagaaggacacctcatcaagataccaaagaaaagagatctGAGCGAATGTGAggactacagaggcatcacactaccgTCGGTACCAGGTAAAGTTTCCAACAGAgagttgctgaaccggatgaaagactcagtagatgcTCAAttttgagatcaacaggctggatttcgcaaggatcggttgtgcacagaccaaattgcaatactacggatcatcgtggaacaatcagttgagtggaactcgtcactatacattgAATCGaatgattatgagaaagcgtttAACAGTGCGGATAGGAGAACgatatggaaccttcttcgacactgtgGTGTACCTGCGAAGATAGTCAACATTATTCAGAActtatacgacggactacagtgcaaagtcgtgcatgtaggacagctgacagatgcgtttccagtaaggaccggagtcagacaaggttgtctactctccctcttcctctttcttctggtgattgtctggattatgaagacctctacaTCTGAGGGGATgtatggaatacaatggacatctcagaaccaataagacgatttggacttcaaagatgacctagccctctttTCCCATACACACAAAAAatgcagcagcctctgcatcaataggcctcaacataaacaacacggagaacaccaacccaatcacacttgatggagaaactctgcaagaggtgaaaacattcacgtacctgggaagcatcattgatgaacaaggaagatctgatgcagatgtaaaggcgaggattggctaGGCAAGggaagcatttctacaattaaagaacatatggaactcaaaacaactgtcaactaacttcaaagtgagaatcttcaatacgaacgtcaaaacgaacctactgtacggagctgaaatgtggagaactactacattcatcgtcaagaaggtacaagtattcataaacagttgtttacgtaaaatactcaacattcagtgaccggatactatcagccaCAGCCTTTTATTGGAGAGGACAGAGCAGCTTCCAGTTGGGGAGGAAATttggaaaagacgttggaagtggataggatatacattgaagaaatcaccaaactgcatcacgaggcaatccctaacttggaattcggaagggaagcggaaaagtggaaggtcaaagaacaaattacaccgggaaatagaaacagatatgaaaaagatgaatattcactggaaagaactggaaaggattgctcaggacagggttggatggagaatgctgatgtgcggcctatgctacttgacgaggggtaacaggcgtaactaactaagtaagtaagtaggtaagtaagtaaataagtaatttatctatctatctatccatccatctatctatctatctacgtgttcattcattcattatctgTTCTGAAGATGGAATTCACTCCCTCATATATCATCATGCCAAAAAACTAGGTAGATGACTAAATATAACACATTACAGTGTGTGTGTGcctgtttcgttgttgttgttgttgttggcaAGCTCACACTATCAGTTCACAATTTAAATTAACTTTGATGCTTAATGTAAcaagaaaaatgtttttttttcactatTTCTATAATTAATACCATATACATGAGTAGATTATTGGAATCATTCCTACAATCCATAATTGAGGAATCAATATTATAATTGATCAATTAAAAATCGATAAAAGACGGTAGTACTATATGAAACAAGATATGTAATAGGTAACAATAATCATTGAAGGATGGATACTATAGCTGAACTCAAAAGAGAAGTATTCTACTGAATAGTGAATTAAGGAAGGAGTCTAATGACACTGATAATTCAATCGCTTATAATGAGTAGTATGTATATATCTGTAATAATAACAAGTTATTTTCAGAGAATGTGAATAAACTCAACTCTATGAAtcgaccaatatcaaagtcagaatcttcaatacgaatgccAAGACAGGTGAAAACTTTCATATATGTGAACAACAACAAGGCGGATCTGATGCAAGTGTGAAAGTAAGGATTGATAGAGCAAGGACAAAATTCCTACACTCGAACAaaatatgggactcaaaacaattgtctgtcaaccaatataGAAGTCACAATTTCCAATACGAAAGTCAAGACAAATAGTTTtactgtacggagttgaaactTCGACATCCacaacaaccatcatcaaaaagtacaagtatttatgaacaattgtctactcaatgtccattggtcggatactatcacaATCAGCCTACTGTGTGAGGGAACGAAACAGGTtccagttgaggaggaaattaggaaaagatgttggaagtgtataggacatacattgaggaaagcaccaaACTGAATCATGAGACAATCCCTAAATTGGAATGCTGAATGGatgcggaaaagtggaaggtcaaagaacacattgtgttGAGAATTGTAAGCAGACATCAAttgaatgaatagtaactggagaAAAAGGGAAGGATTTTCTAGGACTGAGTGAGATGGAGAATGCCGGTGTTGGCCTATGCTGCTCGACGAgtagtaacaggtgtaagtaagtaagtaagtaagtaaattgttTAAACTGAAACTGTTTAGATGTCCTTGGAATCTGGGACTGTAATGAACAAGTGGAGTGCTACTACTCAGTGACTAAGTTACTTCGATAAATACAGTCTCCATAAGTGTAAGGAAAATGGGGGGGATATTAGGCAAATAAAATCTGAAAGTGGTGATAAATAAATCGAACATCTAATCATAAGAAATGTAAGGTGCGATCAAACTCTAGACGGTCATAGATTCGTTGCTTAGTTACATTTCaaatttatattatattatacaaaTGTTTAAAACGTTTGAATCCGCGCTTCTACTGACTCATAGAATAGCTAATCTAATGACCAATGTTCAACTATAATCACCTTTTCCTCTACAGCTTCTGGGAACATTGTCAATCTCATTAGTGCTCAACATATTTGAAGTTTACCCTACAGGTAAACACCCTTTATCACTGTACATATTACCAACTCATCGAGGCCATTGACATACTTATACAAAAGGCTTACTTAAATTCGAATCGAAATTTTAACATTATCCTTCAAACAATCTGTCAACATGTACTCATTGAAACTTGAAATGATATACGAATAATGTACAGTGTGAACTACTAACAATATTGAATTCACATCTttaaaataacaacaaaatatCTTACAGCATTTACTaaaattgatgatgatgatgatgatgatgatgatgatgaactgATAGATGGTTCATTAACTAGTCAGCTAGTGTATaacaattgaataaaattactactattgtggtgtgtaaTACTGATGTCTACAGATATATGTAGTATGTATGACTAATCGAAAGTGGAACACATGGCCACAGAAGGTAGAGGAAATTGAGGAGAAGAAAACAAGAATAGAGATtgattgatatggaaacgaACGAACAATATTGTGTAAAACAATTGTtagatattttgaaaatgaattgatTACTGTAAGGTTTTTAggttttactaagagattctttAATATCAGAATGGTTTTTCGTGAATGTTAGAGTAATTTTAGcagttgagaccatgagtcaattgaagttaaaccataatagaaaacctgaaagcactggatggccgtttcgtcctattgtggaactcctcagcagtgcgcgagactcgaacccaggacctatcagtctctcgaGCAAGCGTAAAAcacctagaccactgagacggcatccaaaggcgccaatgtctaacttcaaccgaccaACGAATTTGAGCAAcgatccaccattgtctttagtgagttactaactcacaacagacctacTTGAgatccactagtcactgcttctcactagaacttcaggaaatacctcttgaagccagtccatggtgagcatatgttgattaatatgaGAAGAGGttattgtggatattatagtaaaaatattagttgagatcatgagtcaattgaagctacaccggGATCGTGGTTGAGCACTGTCGataagtcccacaataggacaaaacttcCGTCGAACGCCTCCAGGTTTACCatcgtagtctagcttcaactgactcacgatctcaaatATTAAGATTCTTTATTGTTTAATTGGAAGACATCTGGTTATCTCCTCAtctgttctcgttcattacactaTTACTCATCAACACACATGATGGAATATTCCGATAAACGGTGTTTACTGATTAACTACTGTGTTTTTCATTGAATATTAACGATGTTTACATCTAATTAGTTGAATGTAACTAAGTTGAGTTGTATATAGAAATGAGTGTGATCACATGAAACATGTTAACAAGATTGTTCAGATTTTAAAAGTGACTTACTCGATAACCAGTAACCATGTAAGTAATATATTACCATTTAAAAAACAGGAGAGTAAGCATCTTCTTaccagaaaacaaaacaaacaaacatacagacagacagacatgaGTTTGTTACTTACATACATTGAAAAAACTTTCACcgatactactaccactactactattattactactactactaatactactattattgctATTACATAGTAAGAATACACTCGTGCATTAAATACATGGAGGCAAATCAATCCATCAATCTTGTGATTGACACGTCAAGTATGTTGCTTTCTCTGTGAATGCTTTCATGGAAACTAATTATTACGAATCCACatgtgagtgtgagtgtgtgtgtgtacgtgtATGCATCTAACATTGTATGATCATGAATAATTATGcatgtgtgtgtgagagagagtaGTAAAACAATATAAAGGATACAATGTGCATAGATTACCCATTTAGATATCTCAAACACATTAACCACAACCAATCTCTCATTCACTCTGACTATTCCCTGCTCAACTCATAGTTCATTCAATATCGAACTAAACACAGTCATAACAACATAATCAAAGGTCAGTGAAAAGACCGAACACAATAGAGAGGCAGACAATTTCCATTGATAAATAATTCTGGCAGTAACAATTCAATCAACACGCAGTTATCGAAAAGCCAGTCGTAGAAGAAATATGGTTTCGTGTTCTGAAAAATATGCCCACAAACAGCATATTGTCGCTGATCGTCTACGATTGACTTCAAGTCCATTGGTACGTGCATGTTTAGGCGAATTCATGGGttcaattattttgatgatCTTTGGTAGTGGTGTATTGGCACAAGTGATCCTAGGTGACCATGGTAAACATGCTCATGGAACATTCATTTCAGTCAGTTTGGGATGGGGTTTTGCAGTGTACATGGCAGTAATGTTTTCTGGACAGTGTGGTTCTGGACACTGTAATCCAGCTGTAACATTGGCAGCTGCAGTTGTCGGCAAACTACCATTCCGACGTATACCGTTTTATACATTCTTTCAAATACTTGGTGCTTTCCTCGgttcattagttgtcttcgcCTTATATCGTGAAAAAATCATAGAATATGCCAAATTGAATGACAATGGAGCGTTGTTGCTGAATACCACAGGTGGCATATTCGTGACCAATCCGTCAGCATCTCATCTAACATGCTTTCTTGATCAGGTTATGGGTACTGCGTTGTTGACAGCAGGAG is part of the Schistosoma mansoni strain Puerto Rico chromosome 1, complete genome genome and harbors:
- a CDS encoding putative aquaporin-3, whose product is MVSCSEKYAHKQHIVADRLRLTSSPLVRACLGEFMGSIILMIFGSGVLAQVILGDHGKHAHGTFISVSLGWGFAVYMAVMFSGQCGSGHCNPAVTLAAAVVGKLPFRRIPFYTFFQILGAFLGSLVVFALYREKIIEYAKLNDNGALLLNTTGGIFVTNPSASHLTCFLDQVMGTALLTAGAFAITDPNGWKIPDYLHPLHLAFLVYAIVGCFALNAGAALNPARDLGPRLMIFIFGWGNKAFSGANYFFWIPIVGPYIGAVIGGILYEMTIGIHLDRKSDFVVDVDYDDSHRDGKKLVAYSSP